One window of the Rhodohalobacter sp. SW132 genome contains the following:
- a CDS encoding family 43 glycosylhydrolase: MKKIVTICLLSIVLLICLPMLVYSQSGKTFINPIIPGDHPDPTLTKIGNYFYSSGSSFNPTPKIYRSTDLVHWEAIAQPVKASWSTYGDQPGGGAWGGHTVYHHGKYWHYFGRGGGNMYFVTANAPTAGWSDPVELQRFGNLPPYGVDNSIFIDEETGKWYLLTKAGHENNHMIELGENGQPTGEFLDLTWLNPDDEGLPYGWAEGPVMWKHNDFYYYSFAEHLVGEQYVMRSDTLTDNPDDWEIMSGNMYYGSRGTFDRPNHISPAVTLDDGTSWAIGHSYHTNNNWQAQGRQGLLHEITYEDGWPRIEFPPSHETDAPNLPNINNIPWMVPKSDMFNTARLNPAWSVLGYTPDGMISLSDRAGWVRLEPHNNYTSLIQNDGEHQYSAITRVDFEPDADSDQAGLWIINGPQNLSVRVYSSANAQGDPILGFRFDDTVYEVENTVGSAVWLKLIRNDHTVSGYFSDDGDSWTQIGEEINAIELGRHQNDFNDFTGNQQGLFVEGKAAFFDLYVYRDAYTEIMGRKPANYSGARPSGSGSFLGSISNGDWAMYAGVQFGTSSPSNSGVDYQKSARQINLTASSNGHGGVAEVWLGGIENGEMIAEVQIEDTGSNASYSTFSAPTARDITGSHDVYLRFTGSDGVPELFRLQSLSFSTEITTSSESIADGTNPREFRLQQNYPNPFNPSTVITYQLPAGDQVSLKVFDMLGREVATLVDGMVSSGEHRVTFDASNLTSGMYIYRLQAGERVQTRKMMLIK, encoded by the coding sequence ATGAAAAAAATAGTTACAATCTGCTTATTAAGTATAGTATTGCTGATCTGTTTACCAATGCTTGTCTATTCACAATCCGGTAAAACATTTATCAACCCGATCATACCGGGAGATCACCCTGATCCAACTCTTACCAAAATCGGGAATTATTTTTACTCATCCGGCTCTTCGTTTAATCCTACTCCAAAAATCTATCGCTCAACCGACCTTGTGCACTGGGAAGCCATCGCTCAGCCTGTAAAAGCATCCTGGTCTACCTATGGCGATCAGCCGGGCGGAGGTGCCTGGGGCGGCCATACAGTTTATCATCACGGAAAATACTGGCACTATTTCGGCCGTGGAGGAGGGAACATGTATTTTGTAACTGCAAATGCACCTACAGCCGGCTGGAGTGATCCGGTTGAACTCCAGCGTTTCGGAAATCTACCGCCATATGGTGTGGATAACTCAATATTTATAGATGAAGAAACCGGAAAGTGGTACCTGTTAACAAAAGCAGGGCACGAAAATAATCACATGATTGAGTTAGGAGAAAATGGTCAGCCGACAGGCGAATTTCTCGATCTTACCTGGTTGAATCCCGATGATGAAGGTCTTCCGTATGGATGGGCTGAGGGACCCGTAATGTGGAAACATAATGACTTTTATTACTACAGTTTCGCTGAACATCTGGTGGGTGAGCAGTACGTGATGCGTAGTGATACCTTAACCGATAATCCCGATGATTGGGAAATTATGAGTGGTAACATGTACTACGGCTCAAGGGGTACATTCGATCGTCCCAATCATATTTCACCGGCTGTAACTCTGGATGATGGTACAAGCTGGGCGATCGGCCACAGCTATCACACAAACAACAACTGGCAGGCCCAGGGAAGGCAAGGTCTGCTCCATGAAATTACGTACGAAGACGGCTGGCCCCGAATTGAATTTCCGCCTTCTCACGAAACAGACGCACCCAATCTGCCGAACATAAACAATATTCCATGGATGGTGCCGAAATCTGATATGTTCAATACGGCCAGGTTAAACCCTGCATGGTCCGTTTTAGGATATACTCCGGATGGAATGATCTCTTTATCTGACCGCGCAGGCTGGGTGAGACTTGAACCCCATAACAACTACACAAGTCTGATACAGAATGATGGCGAACATCAATACTCAGCTATCACACGTGTTGATTTTGAGCCCGATGCGGATTCCGATCAGGCCGGTTTATGGATCATCAACGGGCCACAGAATCTATCGGTCAGAGTATACAGCTCAGCCAATGCACAAGGCGATCCAATTCTTGGATTTCGTTTTGATGACACCGTTTATGAAGTGGAAAATACGGTGGGTTCTGCTGTATGGCTGAAATTGATCCGTAATGATCACACGGTATCGGGCTATTTCAGTGATGACGGGGATAGCTGGACCCAGATCGGTGAGGAGATCAATGCTATTGAGTTGGGACGTCATCAGAATGATTTCAATGATTTTACCGGCAATCAGCAAGGATTATTTGTAGAAGGAAAAGCGGCATTTTTCGATCTCTACGTATATCGTGATGCTTATACGGAAATTATGGGAAGAAAACCTGCAAACTACTCGGGTGCCCGTCCATCAGGCTCAGGTTCCTTCCTTGGCTCAATTAGTAATGGGGACTGGGCGATGTATGCCGGTGTTCAATTTGGTACATCTTCTCCATCGAACTCCGGTGTGGATTACCAGAAATCTGCAAGACAGATTAACCTCACAGCTTCCAGCAATGGCCACGGCGGTGTTGCTGAGGTTTGGCTTGGCGGCATCGAAAACGGTGAAATGATTGCTGAAGTTCAGATTGAAGATACCGGGAGCAACGCCAGCTATTCGACCTTCAGTGCGCCTACTGCAAGAGATATCACGGGCAGCCATGATGTGTATCTGCGCTTTACAGGATCTGATGGTGTTCCTGAACTTTTCAGATTGCAAAGCTTATCGTTTTCCACTGAGATAACTACTTCCAGTGAGAGTATAGCAGACGGAACGAATCCAAGAGAGTTCAGGCTTCAGCAGAATTATCCAAATCCTTTTAATCCTTCAACTGTCATTACATATCAATTACCGGCAGGTGATCAGGTTTCACTGAAAGTATTTGATATGCTTGGCCGTGAAGTGGCGACACTGGTTGACGGCATGGTTTCTTCCGGTGAACACAGGGTTACATTTGATGCATCAAATCTTACCAGCGGGATGTATATCTACCGCCTGCAGGCAGGGGAGAGAGTACAAACCAGGAAAATGATGCTCATCAAATAG
- a CDS encoding endo-1,4-beta-xylanase, translated as MEHIYRYKFTKVTLCFVLGLLLVSISGISEKIYAQQDVIVNTNGSFELSEVTTSGDTAAVEGWQFFVLDDGAAGTYAIVDSVTKDGNRALAVTVESTGSEEYSLGAVNEGVPVIGGLTYTVSLWAKSSEAGGTANFTVHDPNNNFMELGRVGSNDVSLTTEWQEFSFNFTAPNGADTLRAPMHFSFEENIGKTIYLDSVSITHPKIIGIPLVFDAESGELGSEWITDTDADDGSTYVEITTDISETSGSGTFPGENRTITYEITFPDTGNYDLFARVYVGSQSFDDDSWFTPRGFGEKSPDNPDDWQAINGLAAAGFNMPDDVVREAGGLGSEVWKWVNFTKNGYQSAPADTFIVDDPENLTYTFQIGASEDGFRIDKIAFGLSDFYYTVENLDNGEAGSPIPPISPVEPQDPIAQGKEKWLGNIYSPAQTENFEYYWNQVTAENAGKWGSVEGTRGNYNWGALDASYNLARDNGFPYRFHILTWGGQQPGWINDLSTEEQLVAIEEWYDAVAERYPDMEYVEVVNEGCCGHQLPDGQSGSANYIEALGGTGETGHDWIITAFEMARERFPNSKLMINDYNIVSSHTWNTQNAANYRQIIDDLIDRDLIDVIGVQAHGFSTVGTRAQMTSVLDLLAETGLPIQATEMDIDGYPSGTEAQSDQVQLENMQRIFPTFWEHPAVEGVTFWGWRPGLWRQDQDAFLVRNNGEERPALEWLRAYVDTANVELNVSTEDITDTQPQKFDLKNNYPNPFNPATTISYTLPAATDVTLHVYDVTGRRIQTLVNSRQTAGSHTIRFDASNLSTGIYFYEIRAGNYRDVKKMTLIK; from the coding sequence GTTTCGAACTGTCTGAGGTAACCACATCCGGGGATACAGCCGCTGTTGAAGGGTGGCAATTCTTTGTACTGGATGATGGCGCAGCTGGCACTTACGCAATTGTTGATAGTGTCACTAAAGATGGAAACCGGGCCCTGGCTGTTACCGTTGAAAGTACAGGTTCCGAAGAGTATAGTCTTGGCGCTGTAAACGAAGGCGTTCCTGTTATTGGAGGGTTGACGTATACCGTATCTTTATGGGCAAAATCGTCAGAAGCAGGTGGCACAGCAAACTTCACCGTTCACGACCCTAACAATAACTTTATGGAACTTGGTCGGGTAGGAAGCAATGATGTATCGCTGACTACAGAATGGCAGGAGTTTAGTTTTAATTTTACAGCACCCAACGGAGCCGATACGCTCCGCGCTCCAATGCATTTCAGTTTTGAAGAGAATATTGGAAAAACTATCTATTTAGATAGTGTAAGTATCACCCATCCGAAGATTATTGGAATTCCATTGGTTTTTGATGCCGAATCAGGTGAATTGGGAAGCGAATGGATTACAGATACCGATGCCGATGATGGAAGCACATATGTTGAAATTACAACAGATATAAGCGAAACATCCGGCTCCGGAACATTTCCCGGGGAAAACCGAACCATTACCTACGAAATCACCTTCCCTGATACCGGAAATTACGATCTTTTTGCAAGGGTATACGTTGGCTCCCAATCCTTTGACGATGACAGCTGGTTCACTCCACGTGGATTTGGCGAGAAATCACCTGATAATCCGGATGACTGGCAGGCAATAAACGGGCTTGCAGCTGCTGGTTTTAATATGCCGGATGATGTAGTAAGAGAAGCGGGCGGCCTCGGGTCTGAAGTCTGGAAGTGGGTGAATTTCACGAAAAACGGTTATCAAAGTGCACCTGCGGATACGTTTATTGTAGATGATCCCGAAAACCTAACCTATACCTTTCAAATTGGTGCAAGCGAGGACGGATTCAGAATTGATAAAATTGCCTTTGGCCTCTCCGATTTTTACTACACTGTAGAAAATCTGGATAATGGCGAAGCTGGTTCACCGATCCCTCCCATTTCGCCTGTTGAACCCCAGGACCCGATCGCTCAGGGTAAAGAGAAATGGCTGGGGAACATCTACAGTCCTGCACAAACAGAAAACTTCGAATACTACTGGAACCAGGTAACGGCTGAAAATGCCGGTAAATGGGGCAGCGTAGAAGGAACCCGTGGCAATTATAATTGGGGAGCGCTTGATGCCTCCTATAATCTTGCCAGAGACAATGGGTTTCCCTACCGATTTCACATCCTAACTTGGGGTGGACAACAACCTGGCTGGATTAACGATCTGAGCACAGAAGAGCAGCTTGTAGCTATCGAAGAGTGGTATGATGCCGTTGCTGAGCGATATCCAGACATGGAATATGTGGAAGTGGTCAATGAGGGCTGCTGTGGTCACCAATTACCAGACGGACAAAGCGGTTCTGCCAACTATATTGAAGCTTTGGGCGGAACCGGTGAAACCGGACATGACTGGATCATTACGGCTTTTGAAATGGCCCGAGAGCGATTCCCCAACAGTAAGCTAATGATCAATGATTATAATATCGTAAGCAGTCATACCTGGAATACCCAAAACGCTGCAAATTACAGACAAATTATAGATGACCTGATAGATCGGGACTTAATTGATGTGATTGGCGTTCAGGCCCATGGATTCTCAACTGTGGGAACTCGTGCTCAAATGACATCCGTACTGGATCTGCTGGCTGAGACCGGTTTACCAATTCAAGCCACAGAAATGGATATCGATGGATATCCGAGTGGTACTGAAGCACAATCTGATCAGGTACAACTTGAAAATATGCAGCGCATTTTCCCAACTTTCTGGGAGCACCCTGCAGTGGAAGGTGTTACGTTCTGGGGATGGAGACCCGGATTGTGGCGACAAGATCAGGATGCATTCCTGGTTCGAAACAACGGCGAGGAACGGCCGGCCCTCGAATGGCTGAGAGCTTATGTTGATACAGCAAATGTTGAACTGAACGTCAGCACTGAAGATATCACCGATACACAACCTCAAAAATTCGATTTAAAAAACAACTATCCAAACCCGTTTAACCCGGCAACTACGATTTCATACACGCTTCCGGCTGCAACCGATGTTACACTGCACGTGTATGATGTAACGGGCAGACGAATTCAAACACTTGTAAATAGTCGGCAAACGGCAGGAAGCCATACCATACGGTTTGATGCGTCAAATTTATCAACCGGAATCTATTTTTATGAAATCCGAGCCGGAAATTACAGAGATGTTAAAAAGATGACGTTAATCAAATAA